From the Azospirillaceae bacterium genome, the window TGTTCGACAGCACGGCGGCCGCCATTGCGGATCTGGAGAAGGTGTACGCCACGACCGCCCGCAAGCGCGACATGACGCAACGGGTGGTGACCGCCCGCAAGGCCGCGGAGGAATTGCGCGCCCACCACGCGGTCGGCCGCTCGATCGGTATCCTGTTCGGGCCCGAACGGACCGGGCTTTTCAACGACGACCTGGCGCTCGCCGATACCCTGATCACAATCCCGCTCAATCCTGACTTCAGCTCGCTCAATTTGGGGCAGGGGGTGCTTGTCGTCGGATACGAATGGTGGATGACCGGCAATCGCACGCCCGACGAATACCTGCATACCGGGAACAGTCGTCCGTGCACCAAGGACGAGCTGCTGAACCTGTTCGAGCATCTGGAGGCCGAGTTGGATGACTGCGGCTTCTTCTCAACCCCCGACAAGCGGCCGAGCATGGTGCGGAACATCCGGAACATGCTGCAGCGCGCCCACATGACCGAACAGGAAGTCCGCACCTTCCACGGCATCATCGCGGGGCTGGCCGGACGCAAGAAGCCCTCGCGAAGCTGACGCGGGGCCGGGGAGGGGCAAAGGGGGACTTCAGGCCCGCCCGGCGCAGACCGTGCCCTCGAAAATCCGTGTGCCGGCACGAACGACCGCCATCTCCGCCAACGTCCTCTGCATTGCGATGTGGGCGGCAATGACAAAGGCCGCGCTGCCGTAGGTCGGCTGGTCGTCAAGGTACAGATGCAGGGGCGAGCCGTGCCGAGCCCGGAAGGCGATGCCAGTCACATCGGCACAGGTGTCGGCGGGAAGCGGATCGGTGCACCCGTCGAGCTTGGCGCAAAGGTCTTCCAAGGCGATCATGTCGGCGGCCGCGGGGTTGGCCTTGTAGCCCGCCACCGAGTCCCGGAAATCCCGGCGCAGGCTTGCGGGGGTGTTCATGGCGTTCGATCCTTCGAATGTCCGCCCCCAAGATGCCGAAACATGGTTAATATTCGGTTTCGGTCCGGCGATCGGTCCAGGAATTCGGCCCGGGATCGGGACGTCCGATCTGCCGCGTTGGCTTTCGAAACCCGTGGCGCACCCGGGCCCGGGCGCATTGCACGAACATTCATCCTGGCTCCGGACGCTTAGGATGGCCCCATCACCGGCCCGACGCGAGCCAGACCTCGATCGTGTTCGGCGCCGGTTTCCGCTCGGACCGGCGGAAATCCTGCACCCGCGCGCCAGGACCCGGTGCCCCTGGCACGACCTCGGCGACTTCGCGGGCGATGCCTTCATCGGCATCGAAAAAGTAACGGACCCGGGATTCACCGATCCGCATCCCGACTTCGCGGATATCGGGTACCGCGTGGCCCTGTGCTTCCAGCCGCCGGGCCAGGGTTCTGGCCCTTTCGGCCCCGCGCGCGTCCCCGGCCTCGTGGTGGATGAAGATCCGCTTCCTGTCCGAAATGACCGGCTGGTCCGGTGGTGGCGGGCGGACCATGGAAGGCCCGGTCGAGAAGGTCGGGGACGGAACCGTCCGGGTCGGGACCGTCTCGGCCGGAGGGGGGACGGGCAGCGATGGTGCCGCCGCGGATTCCGTGGGGCCTGGCGGCGTTGAGGGTGGTTCGGGTTCCGGCTCCATTGATGCGGGCGCCTCGCCCGCAGGGGCGGGAGCGCCTGGGTCCGGAGGCGGGGCGCGGCTTGGGGGAACCACCAGGGTTGCCGCCGTTTCGGGCAGCGGTGGCCCGGTGTCACCCCTCATCCAGATGATTGCGCCGGCCGCACCGGCGAGGAATGCCGCAACCGACGCGGTGAACCAGAGTAGGAAGCGCCAAGTCGGCCCCTTTGCCTGCCGGTCGGCCAGTGGAGGTCCGCCTTCGTCCGTGCGCTTCGTCAGGGCCGTGGAGGGGCCGAAGCCCGGCTCGATCACAGGTTCCGAACGGGCGCGGGGTGTGGCGGGCAGGATGGGACCCGGTTCCTCGCGCACGGGTTCGGCCTCCGACTCCTCCGGAATGCCCGGGCCCATCACGACGATCCCATCGTTGCGGGACGCCGGAGGGCGGGGGCGGTTGCCGGGACCCCGCATCCGCGGGAGTTCCGTCGGGTTTTCGTCGTCGTTACTGTTGTTTCCTGCGTCGGGTGCCATGGCGTCTTTGGAACCATGCCGTTCCGGGATCAAGGATCGGCCACCTGCCTGCGCTTCGTTTGACTTGGCGGGGCCGCTTGCCATATGGTGCGCGCCTTCCCGAGAACGTGGGCGTGCCTTTCATAACGCCCCGCCCCCGGATCTATTCCGGTGGGACTATCGGGACAACATGCTGGAAGAACGACATGTCCAAGCGTCAAAGCTCGAAGTACAAGATTAACCGCCGCCTCGGCGTAAACCTGTGGGGCCGCGCCAAGAGCCCCATCAACCGCCGCGAGTACGGCCCCGGTCAGCATGGCCAGCGCCGCAAGAAGCCGTCGGACTACGGCCTGCAGCTGATGGCCAAGCAGAAGCTGAAGGGCTACTACGGCAACATCGGCGAGCGTCAGTTCCGCAAGCTCTACTTCGAAGCCGTCCGCCGCAAGGGCGACACCGGCGAGAACCTGATCGAGCTGCTGGAGCGGCGGCTGGACGCGGTCATCTACCGCATGAAGTTCGCCCCGACCCCGTTCGCGGCGCGCCAGATCGTCAGCCACGGCCATGTGATGGTTAACGGAAAGCGGGTCAACATCCCGTCCTACATGGTCAAGGACAACGACGTCATCGAAATCCGTCAGCGCGCCAAGGAGATGGCCCTCATCATCGAGGCCACCCAGTCCGGCGAGCGCGACGTGCCCGACTACCTGGATGTGGACGCCGCCGCCAAGAAGGGCCGCTTCGTGCGTGCCCCGAAGCTGGCCGACGTGCCGTACCCGGTCCAGATGGAACCGAACCTGGTCACCGAATTCTATTCGCGCTGATCCGGCCCCGAGGTTCGATGTTTTGGGAAGGCCGCGTCCCCTGGACGCGGCCTTTCTTTTTTTCCACGCGGGTTCCCATCCACATCCCGGCGATCCGGCCATGACCGATTCCCACCACACGCATCACGAGGAGCATTTCACCGCGCCCGAGAGCGTCCGGGACGTGGTGATCGGCATGGCCGACGGATTGACGGTTCCGTTTGCATTGGCGGCGGGCCTCGCCGGCATTGCCGAGGGGACCGGTATCGTCGTGACGGCCGGCTTGGCCGAGATCGCGGCGGGCGCCATCGCGATGGGGCTGGGGGGGTATCTGGCGGCCCGGTCCGAGGCCGAGCACTACGCATCCGAATACCGGCGCGAGATGCGCGAGACCGTCGACGTGCCGGACGTTGAGCGTCGGGAGGTGGCGGCCGTCTTCCGTCGCTACGGCCTGCACGGCGACGCGCTGACCCAGGTCGTCGAGGCCATCGCGTCCGACCGCAAACGCTGGGTCGATTTCATGATGCGGTTCGAACTCGGCCTGAACGAGCCGGACCCGAAGCGGGCGCCCGTGAGTGCCGCCACCATTGGGACGTCCTATGTCGTGGGCGGCCTGATTCCGCTGGCTCCATACATGATGATGGCCCGGCTTTCGGACGCGCTCGTGGTATCCGTCCTGGTTACCCTCGTGGCCTTGTTCGTGTTCGGCGCCATGAAGGGGCGGATGACCGGAATGTCCGCCCTGAAATCCGGCCTGCAAACACTGTTCGTCGGGGCCGCGGCCGCCGGCGCGGCCTATGGCATCGCTTCCTGGCTGGGACAAGGGGGATAGGCGACGCAGATCACGCGCCCTTGCCGGCCGCCGCTTCACCCGCCAGCAATTCGCGGAGTTCGCGCTTCAGCACTTTGCCGTAATTGTTTTTGGGAAGGGCGTCGAGGAATCGGTATTCCCTGGGCCGCTTGAAGCGCGCGATGTGCGACAGGCAAAGCCGATCCAAATCCGCCGGGCCGGTGTGCGTGCCAGGCTTCAGCACGACGAAGGCGACCACGCTTTCGCCCCACTCCGCGTCCGGCCGACCAACCACGGACGCCTCGACCACATCGGGGTGGGCCAGCAGCACTTCCTCCACCTCGCGCGGGTAGACGTTGCTTCCGCCGGTAATGATCACATCCTTCGACCGGTCCTTCAGTGTCAGGAACCCGTCGGAATCCAGGCATCCCACGTCGCCCGTATGCAGCCAGCCGCCGCGCAGTGTTCGCTCCGTGGCCTCCGCATCGTCCCAATAGCCCGCCATGACGACGTCGCCGCGCACCAGCACCTCCCCGGTCTCGCCGGGAGGCAGTGGAGCGCCGTCCGTATCCGCCACCCGGACCTCGCCCACGGCGAAGGGCATTCCCACCGATCCCAGGCGCTCCTCGTAGCGCGGGTGGCTCCGGTCCGCATGCCAAGCCCTGCCAAGCGCCGTAATCGTCATGGGCGCCTCGCCCTGGCCGTAGATCTGCGCAAAGCGCGGACCGAACGCGCCCATCGCGCGTTTGAGGTCGGCCACGTACATCGGTCCGCCGCCGTACACGATCGTCTTCAGTCCCGCCGGGTCACCGGCGCCCGGCGCATCCACCAGCCGTCGAACCATGGTCGGTGCACAGAACATCGTGACGCCGCGATGCGACTGCCAAAGTGCGAACACCTCGTCCGGGTCGAAGCCTCCACTCTCGGGCACCACGTTGCAGGCGCGCGCCGCCACATGGGGGATCATGTAGATGCCGGACCCGTGCGACATGGGGGCGGCGTGCAGGATGCAGTCCCCGGGCGCAATGCCGTCCACGTCGATGAAATACCCCGCCAGCATGGTGAGGAGATTCCGGTGGGTCAGCATTGCCCCCTTGGGCCGGCCGGTCGTGCCCGAGGTGTAGAACAACCACGCCGGATCCATGGGCTCGACCGGGGCCATCGGTACGGGGTCGCCGTGGAACAGGCGCCGCCAGTCCGGCCGCTCGACCTCCACCACGGCTTCCAGCGTCTCCGGAGCGGCGGACAGAGCCTCCCGCAGGTCCGGTGTGACCAGGCAGATCCGTGCGCCGCTGTGGCGGAGGATGTAGGCAACCTCCGCCGCATGCAGCTTCGCGTTGATCGGGACCGCACACAGCCCGGCATGCCAGCACGCGAAAACCGCCTCGACATAGGCCGGCGTATTGCACATCAGAATGCCGACACGGTCGCCTGGCGCCAGTGCGTACTCTTCGAACAGCCGGCCCGCGAGGGTGGCGGTGCGGGTGGACAGGGTTCGGTAATCCGCCACGACGCGGGAGCCCAGCGCCAAGGCCGGCCGGTCGGGATCGCTCCGCCCCGCACGGTGGAGGAGATGGGCGAGGTTCATGCCCCGATTGGACGGAGGTCCTGGATGGGGGTCAAGGGTGTGATCGGGGGATCGGCTGTCATTCCGCGGCGGCGAGCGCGGCCTGGGTTCGCGCACGCTGCCGCTTCCAGGCATCGGCGCTGTAGACCGCAAGGCCGGACCAAATGCTGGCGAAGGCGATCCCGTGCCAGAGGGTGAACGGCTCGCCGTATACAATGGCGATCAGGAGCTGCAGCGTCGGGGCAAGATAGCCGAGAAGCCCGACAGTGGAAAAAGCGACATGCCGGGTCGCGTTCATGAACAGCATGAGCGGCACCACGGTCACGACGCCGGCAGCCGCCAGCAAAAGGTCCTGGTCGAGACCGGCGGCACCCCAGGCGCCGCCGTCATTGCCATGGATCCACGCCAGGTAGGTCGCTGCCACAGGGGCCATCATCGTCGTTTCGACGAGGAGGCCGACCAGTGGATCGACGCCGGCCTTGGTCCGGATAAGGGCGTAGGTGCTCCAGGACAACGCGAGGAGGAAAGAGACGATCGGAACCGTTCCGGCGCCGATGGCGAGCACGGCCACGCCGCAGGCGGCCATGCCGACCGCGATCTGCTGCAGGAGACTCAGCCGTTCGCGGAGGAACAGCAGTGCCAGGACGACCATCACCAGCGGGCTGATGTAGTAGCCGAGGCTGACCTCCATGACCCGCTTGGCCCCGACTCCCCAGATGAAAAGGCCCCAGTTGAAGCTCACCAACAAGGTGCACAGAAGGTATGTGGGACCTCGGCCCCTTCCGCCCAGTGCCGCCCGCACGCCCCGCCAGCCCCCCTTCATCACGAGCGACAGGGCAAGCAGAATGGGAACCGACCACAGCACGCGATGGGCCAGGATCTCGATCGCCGGCACATGGGAGAGCAGTTTGAAGTAGATGGGGGACAAGCCCCAGACGAGGTTGGCGCCAAGCGCATAGGCCAAGCCGAGGCCAAACCGGCCGGACATCTGACGGGAGGGGCTGCTCATGTCCGCTGCTTAACATTCCAGCGCAGCCCTGATGCATGCCCTTCGGCGCAAGGCTGGCATGCACCGTCGCCGAAGGCGGGGGAGCCGCCAAGAGAAAGGGCCGGAGCGGTCGGCTCCGGCCCAGTTCCCTGTCCGGCCGACCTTAGCGGGTCGGGGTGGTGGCGCCCGCACCCGGGCTGCCGGCACCGGTGCTGCCCATGCCCGGGCCGGTCGTCGTGCCGGGGCTCGTCACCGGACCGGGGCCG encodes:
- a CDS encoding RNA methyltransferase, encoding MSDIELGGPAVILVEPQLGENIGAAARAMLNCGLTDLRLVNPRDGWPNPKADAASSGASIVIENARVFDSTAAAIADLEKVYATTARKRDMTQRVVTARKAAEELRAHHAVGRSIGILFGPERTGLFNDDLALADTLITIPLNPDFSSLNLGQGVLVVGYEWWMTGNRTPDEYLHTGNSRPCTKDELLNLFEHLEAELDDCGFFSTPDKRPSMVRNIRNMLQRAHMTEQEVRTFHGIIAGLAGRKKPSRS
- a CDS encoding LytR C-terminal domain-containing protein codes for the protein MVRPPPPDQPVISDRKRIFIHHEAGDARGAERARTLARRLEAQGHAVPDIREVGMRIGESRVRYFFDADEGIAREVAEVVPGAPGPGARVQDFRRSERKPAPNTIEVWLASGR
- the rpsD gene encoding 30S ribosomal protein S4; the protein is MSKRQSSKYKINRRLGVNLWGRAKSPINRREYGPGQHGQRRKKPSDYGLQLMAKQKLKGYYGNIGERQFRKLYFEAVRRKGDTGENLIELLERRLDAVIYRMKFAPTPFAARQIVSHGHVMVNGKRVNIPSYMVKDNDVIEIRQRAKEMALIIEATQSGERDVPDYLDVDAAAKKGRFVRAPKLADVPYPVQMEPNLVTEFYSR
- a CDS encoding VIT1/CCC1 transporter family protein yields the protein MTDSHHTHHEEHFTAPESVRDVVIGMADGLTVPFALAAGLAGIAEGTGIVVTAGLAEIAAGAIAMGLGGYLAARSEAEHYASEYRREMRETVDVPDVERREVAAVFRRYGLHGDALTQVVEAIASDRKRWVDFMMRFELGLNEPDPKRAPVSAATIGTSYVVGGLIPLAPYMMMARLSDALVVSVLVTLVALFVFGAMKGRMTGMSALKSGLQTLFVGAAAAGAAYGIASWLGQGG
- a CDS encoding AMP-binding protein; the protein is MNLAHLLHRAGRSDPDRPALALGSRVVADYRTLSTRTATLAGRLFEEYALAPGDRVGILMCNTPAYVEAVFACWHAGLCAVPINAKLHAAEVAYILRHSGARICLVTPDLREALSAAPETLEAVVEVERPDWRRLFHGDPVPMAPVEPMDPAWLFYTSGTTGRPKGAMLTHRNLLTMLAGYFIDVDGIAPGDCILHAAPMSHGSGIYMIPHVAARACNVVPESGGFDPDEVFALWQSHRGVTMFCAPTMVRRLVDAPGAGDPAGLKTIVYGGGPMYVADLKRAMGAFGPRFAQIYGQGEAPMTITALGRAWHADRSHPRYEERLGSVGMPFAVGEVRVADTDGAPLPPGETGEVLVRGDVVMAGYWDDAEATERTLRGGWLHTGDVGCLDSDGFLTLKDRSKDVIITGGSNVYPREVEEVLLAHPDVVEASVVGRPDAEWGESVVAFVVLKPGTHTGPADLDRLCLSHIARFKRPREYRFLDALPKNNYGKVLKRELRELLAGEAAAGKGA
- the rarD gene encoding EamA family transporter RarD, producing the protein MSSPSRQMSGRFGLGLAYALGANLVWGLSPIYFKLLSHVPAIEILAHRVLWSVPILLALSLVMKGGWRGVRAALGGRGRGPTYLLCTLLVSFNWGLFIWGVGAKRVMEVSLGYYISPLVMVVLALLFLRERLSLLQQIAVGMAACGVAVLAIGAGTVPIVSFLLALSWSTYALIRTKAGVDPLVGLLVETTMMAPVAATYLAWIHGNDGGAWGAAGLDQDLLLAAAGVVTVVPLMLFMNATRHVAFSTVGLLGYLAPTLQLLIAIVYGEPFTLWHGIAFASIWSGLAVYSADAWKRQRARTQAALAAAE